A window of the Butyricimonas faecalis genome harbors these coding sequences:
- a CDS encoding DUF4959 domain-containing protein: protein MKYKIFLWVFLLSAFTACEDDENVFGIMPETGFRFEPKAGGAMLFYTLPGERDIYGIKVNYTNAQGEEVTKKGSFGGDSLLCDGFNEKRTNVPVKISYLDRFRNESEALETTFDTEDSAPYVFLTGVHVESSWNGFQVLYEAPEEVTGMVHVFYLGTNLFTQQEDTLLLESFTINRGGDTLTYDLKSGGEKNTIVLRVDDFKGYRVGEKVFSDVLAYQVERLVVPKENWDFSGVPVVTREDEKVGVDYLFDGDRKGEQRLSVSVGMYYDSECFTFLAGPNALNKPFIVDLGGEKIPAFIRIYAMQNLDRMFPGGVTSVGLANVWWGHYGSKLPCEVTLYASNDKEVWEKVGHYSQNENATEASRWYYQETLITSQQELAAADSVYFDVKVRASEKTYRYLKMEVNKTFYNYEEWIGNYNAKEYVTMHELEIYVKKD from the coding sequence ATGAAATATAAAATATTTTTGTGGGTATTCCTGTTGAGTGCTTTTACGGCTTGTGAAGATGATGAAAATGTTTTTGGGATCATGCCGGAAACAGGGTTTCGTTTCGAACCCAAAGCGGGAGGAGCGATGTTGTTTTACACTCTTCCGGGTGAACGTGATATTTATGGAATCAAAGTGAATTACACGAATGCTCAGGGGGAAGAAGTTACGAAAAAAGGTAGTTTCGGGGGAGATTCTCTCTTGTGTGATGGTTTTAATGAAAAAAGGACAAATGTCCCGGTCAAGATATCTTATCTTGATCGTTTTCGGAATGAATCTGAAGCACTGGAAACAACGTTTGACACGGAAGATAGTGCGCCTTACGTGTTCTTGACGGGAGTGCATGTAGAGTCATCATGGAATGGTTTTCAAGTGTTGTATGAAGCTCCCGAGGAAGTGACGGGTATGGTTCACGTGTTTTATTTGGGGACAAACCTTTTCACACAACAAGAGGACACTCTTTTGCTGGAGAGTTTTACAATTAATCGTGGAGGAGATACGTTGACGTATGATTTAAAATCAGGCGGGGAGAAGAATACAATTGTGCTGCGTGTCGATGATTTTAAAGGTTACCGAGTTGGGGAGAAAGTTTTTTCGGATGTACTTGCTTATCAAGTCGAGCGTTTGGTTGTTCCTAAAGAAAATTGGGACTTTTCGGGTGTACCTGTGGTAACGCGAGAAGATGAGAAAGTAGGAGTGGACTACCTTTTTGATGGAGACCGTAAAGGAGAGCAACGATTGAGTGTTTCTGTTGGTATGTATTATGATTCCGAATGTTTTACTTTCCTGGCGGGGCCGAATGCTTTGAATAAGCCGTTTATTGTGGATTTGGGTGGAGAGAAAATACCTGCATTTATTCGGATTTATGCTATGCAAAATTTGGATAGGATGTTTCCTGGAGGTGTAACTAGCGTTGGTTTGGCAAATGTGTGGTGGGGACATTACGGGAGCAAATTGCCTTGTGAAGTAACCTTGTATGCTAGTAATGATAAAGAGGTATGGGAGAAAGTCGGGCATTATTCGCAAAATGAGAATGCGACGGAAGCTTCTCGTTGGTATTATCAGGAAACTTTGATAACGTCCCAACAAGAATTAGCTGCGGCTGATTCGGTTTATTTTGATGTAAAAGTCAGGGCTTCAGAAAAAACTTACCGTTATTTAAAAATGGAGGTGAATAAAACGTTTTATAATTACGAGGAGTGGATAGGAAATTATAATGCCAAGGAATATGTAACCATGCATGAATTGGAAATTTACGTAAAAAAAGATTAA
- a CDS encoding DUF4998 domain-containing protein, producing the protein MKKRKYIMGLLSTMLLAIACSESLEDTYGDYTDGGRIRYVGKCYDVKTVPGWKRLTLNWKRATDEAAKNIKVVWTLNDGKDSTLLEPDCSSFEIPALTDGTYRFDLTVIDNAGEESLVETVYGRPYTETHEIVRTFTNVVTKSWQVGNVLICCIDKWNDNIKDVQLQYKNTQGQVDSVRLEKEDFIDPENPDPSQLFVLEGVSNNPEDSITILRRGMVEGCPDLIDFAPIVMSKNRVFTTDFLLTLETRYGLSSETDEELVKLNHFIDTVKTLEFDYDMASLEDVLYCPNLEKVVIGKNRYLTTLTEKADKSVLEEVEKSIAILDKANELCGVTVERYGNHYFKNASALPYMEDKGKSVLPDLDYVARVAIDSVTSSVENDRGKLTLEYLLDDNSNTRWETTNVGLVRSYELTIYLKEEIDIRGIKVVQPVYEWWDMEIPSYLAPSIQVKTSVNQIDWEDVTYAEENTLGKGSGEATLLSMKEGTRRARYIKVLLVDQVSGVNARAMIGDVMIFR; encoded by the coding sequence ATGAAAAAGAGAAAATATATAATGGGGCTTCTTTCTACGATGCTATTGGCGATAGCGTGTAGCGAGAGTCTGGAGGACACGTATGGTGATTATACAGATGGGGGGAGAATCCGATACGTGGGCAAATGTTATGATGTCAAGACTGTGCCGGGCTGGAAACGGCTCACGTTGAATTGGAAAAGAGCAACAGACGAAGCAGCTAAGAATATCAAGGTCGTGTGGACGCTTAATGACGGGAAAGATTCAACCTTACTCGAACCAGATTGTTCGTCATTTGAAATCCCAGCATTGACTGATGGAACTTATCGTTTTGATTTAACAGTGATTGATAATGCTGGAGAGGAGTCATTGGTGGAAACGGTTTATGGTCGTCCTTACACGGAAACACATGAGATTGTACGAACATTTACCAATGTTGTTACTAAATCTTGGCAAGTGGGGAATGTATTAATATGTTGCATCGATAAATGGAATGATAATATCAAAGATGTGCAATTGCAATATAAGAATACACAAGGACAGGTGGATTCGGTAAGATTAGAGAAAGAGGATTTTATTGACCCAGAAAATCCCGATCCATCTCAACTCTTTGTGTTGGAGGGGGTAAGTAATAATCCTGAGGATTCGATTACAATTTTACGTCGGGGAATGGTGGAAGGTTGTCCGGATCTCATTGATTTTGCTCCTATCGTGATGAGTAAAAACCGGGTTTTTACAACCGATTTTTTACTTACTCTTGAAACACGTTACGGTTTATCAAGCGAAACAGACGAAGAGTTGGTAAAATTGAATCATTTTATCGATACGGTCAAAACGTTGGAATTTGATTATGATATGGCATCGTTAGAAGATGTTTTGTATTGTCCAAACTTAGAGAAAGTGGTGATTGGCAAGAATCGTTATTTGACGACATTGACAGAAAAGGCAGATAAAAGTGTTTTGGAAGAGGTGGAGAAAAGTATAGCTATTCTTGATAAGGCAAATGAACTTTGCGGGGTGACCGTAGAACGGTACGGAAATCATTATTTTAAGAATGCCTCAGCTCTCCCTTACATGGAAGATAAAGGAAAGAGTGTTTTGCCTGATTTGGATTACGTGGCAAGAGTTGCTATTGACAGTGTAACCTCTTCCGTTGAGAACGACCGCGGGAAGCTAACTCTGGAATATTTGTTAGATGATAATTCCAATACCCGGTGGGAAACCACAAATGTGGGACTAGTGAGATCCTATGAATTGACCATCTATTTGAAAGAAGAGATAGATATTCGGGGAATAAAGGTTGTACAACCCGTTTACGAGTGGTGGGATATGGAAATACCCTCTTATCTTGCTCCATCCATTCAAGTGAAAACGTCCGTTAATCAGATAGATTGGGAGGATGTTACTTATGCGGAAGAAAATACTCTTGGTAAAGGATCTGGGGAAGCGACACTCTTATCGATGAAAGAAGGTACACGGCGGGCCCGTTATATTAAAGTTTTGCTTGTAGATCAAGTGTCGGGAGTAAATGCAAGGGCAATGATAGGTGATGTGATGATTTTCAGGTAA
- a CDS encoding TlpA disulfide reductase family protein: protein MNKILLLFSLMIGSTIACKAQEGYQISGKVDGIADGKILLVSEESGKLDTLATTLINNGVFIFTGKVNQPLAAYLMLENGGGVVPLILENVNFMVNISSTGALIQGGKQQEIFNLFSRNNMKLLQTQNRIQQEFQQAEQTGNKNRMQTLRKQFEEAVINARQEEEQLLKQYADSYVAAYVVAVGARQFELKTLKIRYGLLGDSAKATIPGRFVAELIADMEQFEEGYVVPDFTVTTQVGDSLSLYPVKGKLKLVVFWESTDSLCREENVNLLDIYQKYHLRGLEIISISRDQNVQVWEKAIHMDGMFWKQGIDRNSVVFNRYHVKTVPFSILLDGENKIIAKDLKGTELQKRIGELLKRK from the coding sequence ATGAATAAAATTTTATTACTATTCAGTTTGATGATAGGTTCTACAATCGCTTGTAAAGCCCAAGAGGGTTATCAAATAAGTGGTAAAGTGGATGGAATTGCTGATGGAAAAATATTACTGGTAAGTGAGGAAAGCGGTAAACTTGATACATTGGCAACAACGTTGATTAACAATGGAGTGTTTATTTTTACGGGTAAGGTTAATCAACCTCTGGCAGCTTATCTTATGTTAGAAAATGGGGGCGGAGTCGTTCCTTTAATTCTTGAAAATGTTAATTTTATGGTGAACATAAGTAGTACTGGAGCGTTGATACAAGGTGGAAAGCAACAGGAAATCTTTAACTTGTTCAGTCGTAATAATATGAAACTTTTGCAAACTCAAAATCGGATTCAGCAAGAGTTTCAGCAAGCGGAGCAAACGGGTAATAAGAACCGGATGCAAACATTGAGAAAACAGTTTGAAGAAGCAGTTATTAATGCTCGACAAGAAGAGGAGCAGTTATTAAAACAATATGCAGATTCGTATGTCGCGGCTTATGTTGTTGCGGTTGGAGCGAGACAATTTGAATTGAAAACTTTGAAAATTCGCTATGGATTATTGGGTGATTCTGCAAAAGCAACGATTCCTGGACGTTTCGTTGCGGAACTTATTGCTGACATGGAACAATTTGAGGAAGGATATGTTGTTCCGGATTTCACCGTTACCACGCAGGTCGGGGATTCTCTTTCCTTGTATCCCGTAAAAGGTAAATTGAAGCTGGTTGTTTTCTGGGAGTCCACGGATTCTCTTTGTCGTGAGGAAAACGTGAATCTTCTTGATATTTACCAGAAATATCATTTGCGAGGATTGGAAATCATAAGTATTTCCCGGGATCAGAATGTACAGGTCTGGGAAAAGGCCATCCATATGGATGGAATGTTTTGGAAACAAGGAATTGATCGAAATTCAGTTGTTTTTAACCGTTATCATGTAAAAACAGTTCCTTTTAGCATCTTGCTGGATGGGGAGAATAAGATTATTGCCAAGGACTTGAAAGGAACAGAATTGCAAAAGAGAATCGGGGAGTTGTTAAAAAGGAAATGA
- a CDS encoding outer membrane beta-barrel protein produces the protein MKSIIITLTLLCSFFFFSQAEKKNPTDTIKNVHLREKGEAWKTQVLSDPLHSRVYQRSQNPRFRGHWSGFNLGFADFSVSNKLGDAGDYLELERKNSLVMQFNMFQYSMRLNKLNNIGLVTGLGLEYQRFRFANKNSIKRGDGGQIYPVEIENVKKSSFKNLYLTVPLIFEWQFPAKQYQRAYVAAGVMGGLRLHTKTKIVYKNENGDTRRMKNSGNYSMNPVKADAVVRIGYCKLALWGSYTLTNMMEKSKAPEIHPYTIGFGVNF, from the coding sequence ATGAAAAGTATTATTATCACCTTGACATTATTATGCAGTTTTTTCTTTTTTTCTCAGGCAGAAAAAAAGAATCCGACCGATACCATAAAGAATGTACATCTTCGGGAGAAAGGAGAAGCCTGGAAAACACAAGTGCTAAGTGATCCTCTACATAGTAGAGTTTATCAACGTAGTCAAAATCCGCGTTTCCGGGGACACTGGAGTGGTTTCAACCTGGGCTTTGCCGATTTCTCCGTCAGCAACAAACTGGGCGATGCGGGTGACTATCTAGAGCTGGAACGCAAGAATTCGCTTGTCATGCAATTCAACATGTTCCAGTACAGTATGCGCCTCAACAAGCTAAACAACATCGGTTTAGTTACCGGTCTGGGATTAGAGTATCAACGTTTCCGCTTTGCTAACAAAAACAGCATTAAACGTGGTGACGGCGGACAAATCTACCCGGTGGAAATCGAAAATGTCAAAAAGAGTTCCTTCAAGAACCTTTATTTAACCGTGCCTCTTATCTTCGAATGGCAATTCCCGGCCAAGCAATACCAACGAGCCTACGTGGCAGCCGGAGTGATGGGCGGTTTAAGACTACATACCAAGACAAAGATCGTTTACAAGAATGAAAACGGTGATACCCGTCGTATGAAAAATTCCGGCAATTATAGCATGAATCCGGTGAAAGCCGATGCCGTGGTTCGTATCGGGTATTGCAAACTGGCATTATGGGGAAGTTACACCCTTACGAACATGATGGAAAAGAGCAAAGCTCCGGAAATCCACCCGTACACGATTGGATTTGGGGTAAATTTCTAA
- the dusB gene encoding tRNA dihydrouridine synthase DusB, translated as MIVGGKDVGDRPLILAPMEEVTNPPFRKFCKRYGADWLYSEFVSADALVRSINKTVKKLTIEENERPVTIQIYGRFIDSMVEAAKIVEEVQPDFIDINFGCPVKRVAAKGAGAGMLRDVPLMVEMAKQIVQAVNIPVTAKTRLGWDCEHIIIDDVAERLQDVGISALAIHGRTRSQMYKGEADWGPIARVKQNPRIKIPIIGNGDIDSPQKVKEAFERYGVDGVMIGRATIGKPWIFEQIKHYLATGEILPELSVAAQVEIIKEQILLSMEWLDEVRGLFHMRRHMACMFKGLPHFRDLRIQMLQAPTIEELWGVFDQIVERYGSMDPNDRVDE; from the coding sequence ATGATTGTTGGAGGAAAAGATGTAGGAGATCGGCCGTTGATTCTGGCCCCGATGGAGGAGGTTACCAATCCCCCTTTCCGGAAATTCTGTAAACGCTACGGGGCCGATTGGCTCTACTCGGAATTCGTGTCGGCGGATGCGTTGGTACGTTCTATTAACAAGACGGTTAAGAAGTTGACGATAGAGGAAAATGAACGTCCGGTGACGATACAGATTTACGGACGGTTTATTGATTCTATGGTCGAGGCGGCCAAAATCGTTGAAGAGGTTCAACCCGATTTTATTGATATAAATTTTGGTTGCCCGGTGAAACGGGTGGCCGCGAAAGGGGCAGGGGCAGGAATGCTCCGGGATGTGCCTTTGATGGTGGAGATGGCCAAACAGATCGTGCAGGCGGTGAATATTCCGGTAACGGCAAAGACTCGATTGGGGTGGGATTGCGAGCATATTATTATTGATGACGTGGCAGAGCGTTTGCAGGATGTCGGGATCAGTGCCTTGGCAATACACGGACGGACCCGCTCGCAAATGTATAAAGGAGAGGCAGACTGGGGACCTATTGCCCGGGTAAAACAAAATCCTCGTATCAAGATTCCGATCATCGGGAACGGGGATATAGATTCTCCACAGAAGGTCAAAGAGGCTTTCGAGCGTTATGGCGTTGATGGGGTGATGATTGGACGTGCAACGATCGGGAAGCCTTGGATTTTTGAACAAATTAAACATTATTTGGCAACAGGAGAGATTTTACCGGAGTTGTCTGTTGCGGCCCAGGTTGAGATTATCAAGGAACAGATTCTGTTGTCCATGGAATGGTTGGATGAGGTGAGAGGTTTGTTCCATATGCGGCGTCACATGGCTTGTATGTTTAAAGGTTTGCCTCATTTTCGGGATTTGCGGATTCAAATGTTGCAGGCTCCTACCATTGAAGAGTTGTGGGGAGTGTTTGATCAGATTGTAGAGCGCTACGGTTCCATGGATCCCAACGATAGGGTGGATGAGTAA